From the genome of Rathayibacter sp. VKM Ac-2804:
GCTGTTCCCGAGGGGCGCGCTCGCCCGCGACGGCTGGGAGTCCGTCGTCGACGCCGGCCTGCCCGGCTGGCGGCACACGGGCCTCCGCGTCGCGGACCTCGCCCCCGGCGACGAGCTCGCGCTCCCCGCGGCGGGCGTCGAGCGCCTCGTCGTCCCGCTCTCCGGCTCCTTCACGGTCCGCCACGAGACCGGCGGCCCCGCCGAGACCACCGTCCTCGCGGGCCGGGCCTCGGTCTTCGACGGCCCGAGCGACGTCCTCTACCTCTCGACGCTGTCCTCCGCGACGGTGTCGGGGGAGGGCCGCGTCGCGATCGCGGAGGCGCCCGCCGCGACCGCGCACCCGAGCCGCTACGTCCCGCGCGCCGAGGTCCCCGTCGAGCTCCGCGGCGCCGGCCGCTCCAGCCGGCAGGTGCACAACTTCGGCACCCCGGCCGCGCTCGAGGCCGACCGCTTCATCGTCTGCGAGGTGATCACTCCGGCCGAGAACTGGTCGAGCTACCCCGCGCACAAGCACGACGAGGACGTCCCCGGGCGCGAGTCGCGGCTCGAGGAGATCTACTACTTCGAGACCGCCGTCAGCCGCGGGGTCGCAGCGCCCGAGAGCGCCGAGCCGTTCGGGATGTTCGGCACCTCCTCCTCGCCCGCCGGCGAGATCGCGATCGACGCGACCGTGCGCACCGGCGACATCGCCCTCGTCCCGTTCGGCTACCACGGCCCCGCCGTCGCGGCGCCGGGCTACGACCTCTACTACCTCAACGTGATGGCGGGCCCGGGCGAGGAGCGCGCCTGGCTGATCAGCGACCACCCGGCGCACGGCTGGATCCGCAGCACCTGGGACGACCAGGACATCGACCCCCGACTCCCGTACACGAGCGACACACCCGACACGACCGACAGCACGACCAGCACCACCGGAGGACAGCACTGATGGCCGACAAGACCCAGCGGATGACCGTGAGCCAGGCGCTCGTCGAGTTCCTCGCCCGGCAGTGGACCGTGGACGGCGACCACCGCGAGCGCACGATCCCGGGGATGTTCGGCATCTTCGGGCACGGCAACGTCGCCGGCATCGGCCAGGCGCTCGCGCAGTCGAACGCCCTCGATCCGACCCTGATGCCGTACCACCAGGCGCGCAACGAGCAGGCGATGGTGCACCAGGCCGTCGGCTACGCGCGGATGCACCGCCGGCTCGGCACCTACGCCAGCGCCGCCTCCGTCGGCCCGGGCGCGGCCAACATGCTCACCGGCGCCGCCCTCGCGACCGCCAACCGGCTCCCGGCGCTGCTGCTCCCGAGCGACACCTTCGCGACCCGCGTCGCCGATCCGGTCCTGCAGCAGCTCGAGCTGCCGCACGACATCGGCATCACCGTGAACGACGCGTTCCGGCCGCTCTCGCGCTTCTTCGACCGCGTGCAGCGACCCGAGCAGCTCTACTCGATCGCCCTCGCCGCGCTGCGCGTGCTGACCGACCCGGCCGAGACCGGCGCGGTCACCATCGCCCTGCCCGAGGACGTCCAGGCCGAGGTGCTCGACGTCCCGGTCGCCTTCCTCCAGGAGCGCGAGTGGCACCTGCGCCGCCCGGTCCCGGAGCGCGGTGCGCTCGAGCGCGCCGTCGCCGCGATCGCCGGCGCGCGGAATCCGATCGTCGTCGCGGGCGGCGGCGTGATCTACTCCGGCGCGGAGGAGGCCCTGCGCGCGTTCGCCGAGGCCACCGGCGTCCCCGTCGCCACCACCCAGGCCGGCGGCGGCGCCCTCGCCTGGGACCACCCGCAGTACCTCGGCGGCATCGGCGCCACCGGCTCCACCGCGGCGAACCGCCTCGCGGCCGACGCGGACGTCGTCATCGGCATCGGCACCCGCTACAGCGACTTCACCACCGCGAGCCGCACCGTCTTCCAGAACGACGACGTCGTGTTCGTGAACGTCAACATCGCCGCCTTCGACGCCTACAAGCACGGCTCGCAGCTGCCCGTCGTCGCCGACGCCCGCGAGGCGCTGGTGGCGCTCCGCGAGCAGCTGAGCCGGTTCCACGTGTCCGAGGAGCTCGCGGAGCGGATCCGCCGCGAGAAGGCGGAGTGGGACGCGACGGTCGACGCCGCGTTCGCCCCCTCCGGCCTCGCGCTGCCCGGCCAGGCCGAGATCATCGGCGCCGTGCAGTCCTCGACCGCGCCCGAGGACGTCGTCGTGCAGGCGGCCGGCTCGCTGCCCGGCGACCTGCACAAGCTGTGGCGGGTGCGCGACAGCCTCGGGTACAACGTCGAGTACGCCTTCTCCTGCATGGGCTACGAGATCGCCGGCGGCCTGGGCGTCAAGCGCGGGGCGGAGGCGTCGGGCTCCGACCGCGACGTCGTCGTGATGGTCGGCGACGGCTCCTACCTGATGCTGCACACCGAGCTCGTCACCGCGGTGGCCGAGGGGCTGAAGATCATCGTGGTGCTGATCCAGAACCACGGCTACGCCTCGATCGGGCACCTCTCCGAGACGGTCGGCTCCGGCCGCTACGGCACGCAGTACCGCGGGCTCGACGACCGCGAGATCCCGCTCGATCTCGCCGCGAACGCGCGCAGCTACGGCGTCGACGTGATCGAGGTGGCACCGAGCGGGTCCTCGATCGAGGACCTGCGCGCCGCGATGGCCGCCGCGAAGGCGTCGGACCGCACGACGCTGATCCACATCAACAGCGACCCGCTGCTCTACGCGCCGAGCGGCGAGGGCTGGTGGGACGTGCCCGTCGCCGAGGTGTCGGAGCTGCCGAGCACGCAGCGCGCGTACGCGGAGTACACGGAGCAGCGGGCGGCGCAGAAGCCGCTGCTCGGCTGAGCGCGACGACCGAGAGTGACCGGCTAATGTCAGGACATTTGCACAGAAAACATCTAGGATGAGCACATCCGCCACCGGCGCCGCCGCGCCCGATCCTCTGGAGAAGACCATGAGCGCCACCGTCACCGCCGACACCGTGACCGCCGACGCGGCGACCGCCCCGTACGAGCCGCTGCGGGCCGGCGCTGCGACGGCGACCAGCCTCTGGAACGACTCCGCGGACCTCGAGGAGCTCGGCCGGTCGATCGCCTTCGGCGCGGTCGGCGCGACCTGCAACCCGGTCATCGCGCTCACCACGATCGAGAAGCACCTCGACGTCTGGGGTCCGCGGATCGCGGCGCTCGCCGAGCAGCACCCCACCGCGGGCGAGAGCGAGCTCGGCTGGCTGGCCATCGAGCAGATGTCGATCGAGGCGGCCGAGCTGCTGCTGCCCGCGTTCCGCGCGAGCGGCGGGCGCGACGGGCGCCTCTCGGTGCAGACCGACCCGCGCCTGCACCGCGACGCCGACGCGCTCGTCGCCCAGGCCGTGCACTTCTCGGAGCTGGCCGAGAACATCATCGTGAAGATCCCCGCCACCGCGATCGGCATCCGCGCGATCGAGGAGGCGACCTACCGCGGCGTCAGCATCAACGCGACCGTGTCGTTCACGGTCGCCCAGGCCGTGGCCGTCGCCGAGGCGATCGAGCGCGGCTTCGACCGCCGCGCGGCCGAGGGGCTGCCGGACCACGAGTTCGGCTCCGTCGTCACCATCATGGGCGGGCGGCTCGACGACTGGATCAAGGCGTCGGTCGCGGCCGACCGCCGCCTCGTGCAGCCCGGCCACCTCGACTGGGCGGGCGTCGCGGCGCTCAAGGAGGCGTACCGGATCTTCCGCGAGCGCGGCTACCGCTCCCGCATCCTCTCGGCCGCCTTCCGCAACCACCTGCAGTGGTCGGAGCTGGTGGGCGGCGACCTCGTCGTCTCGCCGCCGTTCGAGTGGCAGCTGCTGATCCACGAGAACCGCATCGAGGTCGACCCGGCGCAGATCGACGTCCCGGTCCCCGCCGAGATCCTCGCCGCGCTGCTGGTGCTCCCCGAGTTCCGCCGCGCCTACCTCGAGGACGGCATGACCGTCGACGAGTTCGGCTCGTTCGGCGCCACCCGCCGCACCCTCCGCCAGTTCCTCGACGCCGACGCCCGCCTCGACGCCCTCGTCCGCGAGATCCTCCTCCCGACGATCTGAGCCGAGCGGCCCGCATGCGGGCGCCCCTTCATGCTGATCGAGTAGCCCGCGCAGCGGGCGTATCGAGATCCACCGTGCTGCAGAGGGTGGGTCTCGATACGCCCCTGCGGGGCTACTCGACCAGCATGCATGCGGGCGTATCGAGATCCGGCGCCGGTCAGCGGGCGAGGTACGCGCGCCAGCCGCCGAAGGCGGTGATGTCCTCCGCGCCGGCGAGTGCGATCGGCTCGACGAGGAAGCCGCTGACGAGCGAGCCGTCGGCGAGCGACACCGAGCCGATGGCCATCGGCTGCGGGAGCGCTGCGACGAACGAGCCGAACGCCGCCTCGGTCAGCCGGTACACCTCCACCTCGAGCGCCGCGCCGCGCTCGGCGACCCGCACGACGCCGGGCTTGGGCGGCACGGTCGCCAGCGCGAACAGCCGGTAGTCGGCGCTCGTCGTCGTCGCCCCGACGAACTCCGCGTCGCGATCCGCGAGCTGGTGGTGCAGCGGCTGGTCGCGCAGGTGCGCGCCGGCGACGGCGAGGAGGACGGTGGTCGCAGCGGCGGTGCTCATGAGCGGCTCCAGACGAGGTCGGCGAGCTGGTGGTCGGAGAAGGCGGGCCCGATCAGCTGCACGCCGAACGGCAGCCCGTCGACGACTCCCGCGGGGTAGGCGACGGCCGCCAGGTCGAGCAGATTCGCGAAGTTGGTGAAGCGCCCGAGCCGCGAGTTGACGCCGATCGGGTCGGCCTCGACGGCCGCGAGCGTCGGGTGCTCGGTCGTCGTCGGGAGCAGCAGCGCGTCGATCCGCTCGAACACGGCGTCGGAGGCGACCCGCGCCCGGTCGAGCCGCTCCTGGTCCTGGAAGAGCCTCCAGGCCGGCAGCTCCCGCGACCGCGACACGATGCCGCCGACCACCGGGTCCACCTCGTCGGGGTGCGCGTCGACGAACTCGCCGACCGCCGCGTAGCGCTCGGCCACGAACGCGCCGTCGTAGAGCATCCGCGCGGTCTCGAGGAACACCTCGATGTCGAGCTCGACCAGCGTCGCGCCCGCGTCGGCCCAGCGGGCGACCTCGGCGTCGAACGCCTCGGCCCACCCGGGCGCCAGCTCGCCGAGCTGCCCGGGCCGCGGGACGCCGATCCGCGGCGTCGACGCAAACGGGGCGGCGACTCCGCTGCGGCTGAGCGGATCGCGCGAGTCCGGCCCCGCCATCACGTCGAGCGCGCGCCGGGCGATCGCCGGATCCGGCGCCATCACCGTCACCACGTCGAGGCTCCGGCAGGCCGGCACGACCCCGGCCGCGCTGACCCAGCCCTTCGTCGGCTTGAGCCCGGCCAGCCCGTGGAACGCGGCCGGCACCCGGCCGGAGCCCGCGGTGTCCGTCCCGAGCGCGAAGTCCGCGCCGCCGAGCGCCACCGCGACCGCGGACCCGGAGGACGAGCCGCCCGAGATGCGCGCCGGGTCGACCGCGTGCCGCACCGCGCCGTACGGGGAGCGGGTGCCGACCAGGCCGGTCGCGAACTGGTCGAGGTTGGCCGAGCCGAGCACCACCGCGCCGGCCGCACGCAGCCGGGCCACCACGGTCGCGTCCTCGGCAGGGGCGTACGCGAACGCCGGGCAGGCCGCGGTCGTCTCCAGCCCCGCGACGTCGATGTTGCCCTTCACCGCGAACAGCAGCCCGGCGAGCGGGAGCGCCGGATCGACGGCCGCGAGCTCGGCCGCCACCTCCGCCTCGGGCCGCAGGGCGATGAACGCCTCGGGCCGGGCGGCCAGCCGCCGGTAGCGCTCGGCGACGTGCGCCGCGGGGTCCTGAAGCACGGGATCGTCCATCATGCTGCGTCCTCTTCCTCGGCCGACTCGGCCCTCGTCTCCAGCACCACGAGCACCGTGCCCGCGGCCACGTGCGCCCCGACCTCGGCGACCACGGCGACCACGCGCCCGGCCGCCGGGGCCGTCACGGGCGCCTCCATCTTCATCGCCTCGAGGGCGACCAGCGTCTGCCCGGCCGCGACCGCGTCGCCCACGGCGACGTCGATCCGGAACACGGTCGCCACGAACGGCGCCTCGACGCCCTCGCAGCCGTCCGGGATCTCCACCGCGGAGGACGCGGGCGGCGCGGGCACCGCCTCCACCCGGTCGAACTCGCCCGACGCCTCCCAGGCGGCGCGCTCGGCGCCGAAGGCCCCGGCCTGCACCGCGCGGAAGTCCGCGATCGACTCCGCGTTCTCCGCGAGGAACTCCTGGTACTCCGCGAGCCCGAACTCGCCCTCCTCGATCCGCAGCGGCAGCCGCCCCGCGGCCATCTCGGAGCGCAGCTCGAGCAGCTCCTCCGGCTCCACCGGGTACCAGCGGATGCGGTCGAAGAACCGCAGCAGCCAGGGCACGCCGGTCTCGAAGGCCCCGGCCTGGTGGTGCGTCGACCAGATCGGCACCGTGCGGCCGACGAACTGGTAGCCGCCCGGCCCCTCCATCCCGTAGATGCAGAGGTAGGCGCCGCCGATGCCGACGGCGTTCTGCGGCGTCCAGGTGCGCGCCGGGTTGTACTTGGTCGTCACCAGGCGGTGCCGCGGGTCGAGCGGAGTCGCGACCGGTGCGCCGAGGTAGACGTCGCCGAGACCGAGCACCAGGTACTCGGCCTCGAACACCGTGCGGTAGACCTCGTCGACGCTGTCCAGGCCGTTGATCCGGCGGATGAACTCGATGTTCCACGGGCACCAGGGCGCGTCGTCGCGGACGCCCGCCATGTAGCGGCGGATCGCCTCGCGCGTCGACGGGTCGTCCCACGCCAGCGGCAGATGCACGGTGCGACTCGGCACGCGCAGGTCGGCCGTCGCGGGCAGCAGCGCCTCGGCCGCGAGCACCGCCTCGGCGACCGCGTCGGTCGAGGTCGTCCGCGGGTCGAAGTGCACCTGCAGCGAGCGGATGCCCGGCGTCAGCTCGATCACGCCGGGCAGCGCCGCCTTCTCGAGCGTCTCGGCGATCGCGTGCACGCGCATCCGCGAGGCGAGGTCGAGGATCGTCTCGCCGATCTCGACGAGCAGGTTCGCGTCGCCGCTGCGGCGCAGCACCAGCGACGGGTCGCCGTCGTGCGCGGGCCGGCGGTGCAGCACGCCCTGGTCCTCGACGGCCGCGCGGCCGGCCGCGGGCTCGTCGAGCGGAGCGTCGAGCAGCCCGGTCGCCTGCGCCGCGGTGACCGGCACGAAGCGCACCGTGTCGCCGGGGCGGAGCTGCCCGAGCCGCCAGAGGTGCCCGGTCGCAACGCTCGCCGGGCAGGTGAAGCCGCCGAGGCTCGGGCCGTCGGGGCCGAGCAGGATCGGCAGGTCGCCGGTGTAGTCGACGGCGCCGACCGCGTACGGGGTGTCGTGGATGTTCGAGGGGTGCAGCCCCGCCTCGCCGCCGTCCTCGCGGGCCCAGTGCGGCTTCGGGCCGAGCAGGCGGACGCCGGTGCGCGCCGAGTTGAAGTGCACCTCCCAGTCGGTCGCGTAGAAGACGGCCATGTCGTCCTCGGTGAAGAACTCCGGAGCGGCGTGCGGGCCCTCGAGCGCGGCGAGCGTCCAGGCGTGCGGGAACGCGGGGCGCTCCGCGGCCGGGACGACCGCCACGGCGTTCGGAGTGCTCGGCGTCCGCAGCCCGAGCACGTCGCCCGGGGCGAGCGCCCG
Proteins encoded in this window:
- a CDS encoding transaldolase family protein, which translates into the protein MSTSATGAAAPDPLEKTMSATVTADTVTADAATAPYEPLRAGAATATSLWNDSADLEELGRSIAFGAVGATCNPVIALTTIEKHLDVWGPRIAALAEQHPTAGESELGWLAIEQMSIEAAELLLPAFRASGGRDGRLSVQTDPRLHRDADALVAQAVHFSELAENIIVKIPATAIGIRAIEEATYRGVSINATVSFTVAQAVAVAEAIERGFDRRAAEGLPDHEFGSVVTIMGGRLDDWIKASVAADRRLVQPGHLDWAGVAALKEAYRIFRERGYRSRILSAAFRNHLQWSELVGGDLVVSPPFEWQLLIHENRIEVDPAQIDVPVPAEILAALLVLPEFRRAYLEDGMTVDEFGSFGATRRTLRQFLDADARLDALVREILLPTI
- the iolD gene encoding 3D-(3,5/4)-trihydroxycyclohexane-1,2-dione acylhydrolase (decyclizing) codes for the protein MADKTQRMTVSQALVEFLARQWTVDGDHRERTIPGMFGIFGHGNVAGIGQALAQSNALDPTLMPYHQARNEQAMVHQAVGYARMHRRLGTYASAASVGPGAANMLTGAALATANRLPALLLPSDTFATRVADPVLQQLELPHDIGITVNDAFRPLSRFFDRVQRPEQLYSIALAALRVLTDPAETGAVTIALPEDVQAEVLDVPVAFLQEREWHLRRPVPERGALERAVAAIAGARNPIVVAGGGVIYSGAEEALRAFAEATGVPVATTQAGGGALAWDHPQYLGGIGATGSTAANRLAADADVVIGIGTRYSDFTTASRTVFQNDDVVFVNVNIAAFDAYKHGSQLPVVADAREALVALREQLSRFHVSEELAERIRREKAEWDATVDAAFAPSGLALPGQAEIIGAVQSSTAPEDVVVQAAGSLPGDLHKLWRVRDSLGYNVEYAFSCMGYEIAGGLGVKRGAEASGSDRDVVVMVGDGSYLMLHTELVTAVAEGLKIIVVLIQNHGYASIGHLSETVGSGRYGTQYRGLDDREIPLDLAANARSYGVDVIEVAPSGSSIEDLRAAMAAAKASDRTTLIHINSDPLLYAPSGEGWWDVPVAEVSELPSTQRAYAEYTEQRAAQKPLLG
- the iolB gene encoding 5-deoxy-glucuronate isomerase, whose product is MTTQNEWLFPRGALARDGWESVVDAGLPGWRHTGLRVADLAPGDELALPAAGVERLVVPLSGSFTVRHETGGPAETTVLAGRASVFDGPSDVLYLSTLSSATVSGEGRVAIAEAPAATAHPSRYVPRAEVPVELRGAGRSSRQVHNFGTPAALEADRFIVCEVITPAENWSSYPAHKHDEDVPGRESRLEEIYYFETAVSRGVAAPESAEPFGMFGTSSSPAGEIAIDATVRTGDIALVPFGYHGPAVAAPGYDLYYLNVMAGPGEERAWLISDHPAHGWIRSTWDDQDIDPRLPYTSDTPDTTDSTTSTTGGQH
- the atzF gene encoding allophanate hydrolase, whose translation is MMDDPVLQDPAAHVAERYRRLAARPEAFIALRPEAEVAAELAAVDPALPLAGLLFAVKGNIDVAGLETTAACPAFAYAPAEDATVVARLRAAGAVVLGSANLDQFATGLVGTRSPYGAVRHAVDPARISGGSSSGSAVAVALGGADFALGTDTAGSGRVPAAFHGLAGLKPTKGWVSAAGVVPACRSLDVVTVMAPDPAIARRALDVMAGPDSRDPLSRSGVAAPFASTPRIGVPRPGQLGELAPGWAEAFDAEVARWADAGATLVELDIEVFLETARMLYDGAFVAERYAAVGEFVDAHPDEVDPVVGGIVSRSRELPAWRLFQDQERLDRARVASDAVFERIDALLLPTTTEHPTLAAVEADPIGVNSRLGRFTNFANLLDLAAVAYPAGVVDGLPFGVQLIGPAFSDHQLADLVWSRS
- the uca gene encoding urea carboxylase; the encoded protein is MTFDTLLVANRGEIAVRILRTAKAMGLRTVAVYSDADLGAAHVALADEAVRLGPAPAADSYLRIDRILEAAARTGAGAIHPGYGFLSENAEFARACAAAGIVFVGPTPEQLEVFGAKHTARDAAERAGVPLLAGTGLLDDADHAAREADRIGYPVMLKATAGGGGIGMRACRDEAELRAAWREVRRLAEAGFSSAGVFLERLVERARHVEVQVFGDGAGRVVSLGDRDCSLQRRNQKVVEESPAPDLPDAVRERIAEASRRLCAEAGYRSAGTVEYIYDPVRREAAFLEVNTRLQVEHPVTESRYGIDLVEWMLLLAQGETAFLDAVPEPSGAAVEARVYAENPDLGNAPSSGTITGLSFPDDVRVDGWIRPGSEVSTSYDPLLAKVIVSGGTREEAWAALGRALAATRVDGIATNVGLLRAIAAEPSVLAAEHSTATLDGLRDASPRVEVLKGGMLTTVQDATGRLGYWPVGVPPSGPMDPLSFRLGNTALGNPEDAPGLEITMTGPTLRFHTATRVVLTGAPAPVRLDGAPIAPWEPVAVPAGGVLAIGTAESGMRMYLLVEGGLDIPLVLGSASTFDLGAIGGHAGRALAPGDVLGLRTPSTPNAVAVVPAAERPAFPHAWTLAALEGPHAAPEFFTEDDMAVFYATDWEVHFNSARTGVRLLGPKPHWAREDGGEAGLHPSNIHDTPYAVGAVDYTGDLPILLGPDGPSLGGFTCPASVATGHLWRLGQLRPGDTVRFVPVTAAQATGLLDAPLDEPAAGRAAVEDQGVLHRRPAHDGDPSLVLRRSGDANLLVEIGETILDLASRMRVHAIAETLEKAALPGVIELTPGIRSLQVHFDPRTTSTDAVAEAVLAAEALLPATADLRVPSRTVHLPLAWDDPSTREAIRRYMAGVRDDAPWCPWNIEFIRRINGLDSVDEVYRTVFEAEYLVLGLGDVYLGAPVATPLDPRHRLVTTKYNPARTWTPQNAVGIGGAYLCIYGMEGPGGYQFVGRTVPIWSTHHQAGAFETGVPWLLRFFDRIRWYPVEPEELLELRSEMAAGRLPLRIEEGEFGLAEYQEFLAENAESIADFRAVQAGAFGAERAAWEASGEFDRVEAVPAPPASSAVEIPDGCEGVEAPFVATVFRIDVAVGDAVAAGQTLVALEAMKMEAPVTAPAAGRVVAVVAEVGAHVAAGTVLVVLETRAESAEEEDAA